The sequence GGCCCGGCGACCGCGGCCCCGCGGGGCGTGGCCGTACGCGAGGTGACCGTCGGCTCGCCGCTCGGCGGCTACCGTGAGCGCCGCCCGCGCCCGGGCCTGCGCTGGCCGCTGGCCTACCGCGGCGCGGAGTCGTACGAGCGCCGCACCGCCCTGCTCGCCGCACACCGCTCCCTGCAAGCCACCCGGGCCGCCGAACTGGACGTGGTGCACCGCCCGTTGCCGCTGCAAGCGTTCGCCAGGGCCGGCCACGGCCTGACCGCGGTGTGGCTGGCGGTGCGGGCCGGGTGGACCGGGCTGCGGTCCGCGCAGCACCGCGCCGCGGTGGAGCGCCGCCGTACCCCGGACGCACGGCTCGACGACCTCGTCGCCGAACTCGCCCGCCTGCTGCGCGGACGGCGGGCGTGGCGGCGGCTGGACCCGGGCCTGCTGGACCAGGAGATCGCCTACGGGCCGGTGCTCGACGAGGTCCGCCCGCACCTGATCCACGCGCTCGGGCACCGCGCGCTGGCCCTGGCGATCCGGGCCGCGCTGCGCGCGGAGGGCGCCGGGCACCGGATCGAGGTGGTGTGGGACGCGCCGCCGCGCATCCCCGCCGCCACCCGCCGGGCCGCCGTCGCCGACGACGCGCTGCTGCGCTCGTACGCCCGCGAGGCCGACGGCGTGGTCACCGTCGGCGACCGCCTCGCCGGCGAACTGCTGGTGCGCTACGGCCTGTCCACGCTGCCCACGGTGGTCCGCAACACCCCGCCGCTGGCCCGGATCGCCGACCACCGCGACTCCGGCGTACGCGCCCGCTGCCGGCTCGGCCCCGAGGTGCCGCTGCTGGTGCACGCCGGGCCGGTCACCCCCGACCGCGGCCCGTTCACGGTCGTCGAGGCGCTGCCCAAGCTCTACGACCTGCACGCCGCGTTCGTGGTGCCCGACCCGGACCACCCGCACCTGGCGGAGTTGCGCGACCGCGCCGCCCAACTCGGCGTGCACGCCCGCCTGCACGTGGTGCCGTACGTCCCGGTGCCGGACGTCCCCGCGTTCCTTTCCTCGGCCGACATCGGCGTGCTGCCGGTGCACCAACTCCCGCATCATCAGACGGTTTTGGCCACCCGCTACTACGAATACGCGCACGCCCGGCTGCCGGTGGTCGTCTCCGATGTGCGGGCGATGGCCGCGGCCACCCTCGAAGTCGGCAACGGCGAGGTCTTCCGGGCCCGCGACACCGCCGACTTCGTGCGCGCGGTCGGCGCGGTGCTCACCAACCCGCGCCGCTACCGCAAGGCGTACGACCGGGTGGAGGTGCTGCGCCAGTGGTCCTGGCAGACCGAGTCGGCGCCGCTGCTCGACCTGTACGCCCGGCTGCTCGGCCCGTTGCGCTGACCGGTGGCCGGGCTGTTGCGCTGACCGTCCGCCCGGCCCGTTGCGCTGACCCGGTGGGCAGTTCCGCCCGGCTCGCCCCGGCGCTCTCAGGCGACCGGCGGGCCCTGGATGTAGTGGCCGTCCGTGTCGTAGGGCCAGGCGTTGGCCTTGCAGCCGTGCAGGCCGTCGATCTGCTGCATCATCACGGGGGCGAGTTTGCCGGGGCCGGGGCAGCCCTCGTGGCCGTGGCCGATGCGGTGGCCGACCTCGTGGTTGATGATCAGGGCCCGGTAGTCGTGGATCGGGCCGGGGAACTCGGGTGAGCCGAGGAGCCAGCGCTTGAGGTTGACCACGACGGTCGCGCCGACGTCGCAGTTGACCTCGCCGTGGGTGTGCAGGCCGGCGGCGCCGCAGATGTCGTCCACCGTGTCGGGGGTGGCGATCTTGATGACGAAGTCGGCGGGGCCGGAGGAGACCAGCTGGAAGCCGTCGTGGCCGTCGTCGGTCCAGCCGCGCGGGTCGGCGAGGATGCCCTGGATCTCCTTCGCCGCAGCCGCGGACGCCACGCCCGTACCGCCCTCGACCTGCACTTCGTAGCGGCGAATGTTGCCGTGCCCGGCCGCCTTCGCGGAGGCGTCGGCGGTGGTGAAGTCGCCCGAGCCGTGTTCCGGGACCGTGGGGGTACCGGGCGTGGCCGGGGAACTCACGGCGGGGGAACCCGCGGGGCGAGCGGCCTTCGACGGTGCGGGCTCGCCGGCGGCATCGCCCGTGGCCGCGCCGGTTGGGGCGCCGCCGGCGGTCGCCGAGGTACCCGCGTGGGCCTGTCCGCCCGAGCGCACCGTGACGAGCGTCACCCCGAGCAGCGCCAGGAAGATCAGCCCGAACAGCAGATACGCCCCGCGGCCGAGGGGTGTCCTCCCGCCGCCGTGCGCGCCGGCCCCCCGCTTCCGTGCCCTGCTTCCCATTCCCGGTCCTCTCCGATCGACGGTGCTGCGGCGCGCACGCCGGCGGTGCGAACGGGGGAGGGGGGCTTGGCAACCGCGCACCGTGCGTGCGGACTTCAGGCTCGCGGCCGTAGATGATGACGCTTGGCCCATGCGGTCACGAACGCGTAACGGCCCGGCGGATGTGGCCTGCTGGGGGCCCTTGGCGGGTCCGCGGTCCATGTGACCGTTCTGCAACAGTTGGCGCTCGAAGGGGCTTCGGCCGGGCCGCCCGCCGGAGGGCGTGCACATACTGATGCGCGTGTCCCGCGTCCTGCTGATCGAAGACGACCCCGCCGTCCGGCGGGGCCTGGAGTGGGCGCTGCGGCACCGCGGGCACACCGTCACGGCCGCGCCCACCGGCGAAGAGGGCCTGGCCCTGCTCCGCCCGCACCGGCCCGACGTGGTCGTGCTCGACCTGATGCTGCCCGGCATCCCCGGGCTCGACGTCTGCCGCCGGATACGCGAGAGCGACCAGGTCCCGATCATCATCGTGACCGCCCGCGGCGACGACGTGGACGTGGTGGTCGGGCTGGAGGCGGGCGCCGACGACTACGTGGTCAAGCCGGTGCGGGCCGGCGTGCTGGAGGCCCGGATACGCGCGGTGCTGCGCCGTACCGACCCCGACACGACCGGCAGCACCCGGCCGGTCCCGCGGACGTACGGCGACCTGGTCGTCGACCGCGCGGCCATGGTGGTCACGCACCGCGGCGAGCCGGTGCCGCTCGCCCCCTCCGAACTGCGCCTGCTGCTGGCCCTGTCGGCCTCGCCCGGCCAGGTGCTCAGCCGCCAGCAACTGCTGGAGCAGGTCTGGGAGCACAGCTACCACGGGGACGTCCGGCTGGTGGACGCCTGCGTGAAGCGGCTGCGCGGCAAGCTCGGCGACAACCCCGGCTGCATCGAGACCGTACGCGGTTTCGGCTACCGCTTCCGCGCGGTGTGAGGGCGGCCGGACGCCCATGGTCAGGATGCCCGGCGCGGTACGCAGCCTGCGCTTCCGCCTCGTCGCCGGCTTCGGGCTGATCGCCGTGGTGAGCGCGCTCGGCACCGGCGCCCTGACCTTCCGCGAGGCCCGTACCGGGGTGCTCCAGCAGAGCCAGGACACCGTCGTCAACCAGTTCCGGGACAGCGTCGACGCGTTGACGCCCGGCATCCCGTCCCGGCCCCGACTGCCCGAACTGGCCTCGCTGGTGGACAACCTCGCCTCGACGCACCGCTCCCAGAACTGGCGGGTGCTGGCCACCTACGGCGACCTGCGGGCCCCGTCCCGGGCCGGCGACTCCTTCCCCGAACTGACCGCGTCGCTGCGCCAGTCGGTACGCACCCGCCAGGTGGCCGTCTTCCAGCGCGTGCACACCGGCGGCGGCTCCTCGCTCGTGGTCGGCCTGCCCGTCGTCTACGGCGCCGGCGACGGCACCCGGGTCGGGTCCGGGCTGGCGCTCTACCTCGTGGTGCCGCAGACCACCGAGCAGCGCTATGTGACCGCGCTGGTCAGGGCCGTCGAGCGCGCGGCGCTGCCCGCGCTGTGCCTGGCGGTCCTGCTGGCGCTGTTCGTCGCCCGCGGCGTGCTGCGCCCGGTCCGCGCGCTGCGCCAGGCGACCCGCAGGATGGCCGCCGGGCACCTCGACACCCGGCTCAGCGTCAACGGTTCGGACGAACTCGCGGACCTGTCCACGGCGTTCAACGAGACGGCGGTCGCGCTGGAGCGGTCGGTGTCGGAACTGCGCCGGATGGAGGCCCAGGCCCGCCGGTTCGTCGCGGACGTCTCGCACGAACTGCGCACGCCGCTGGCCGCGATGTCGGCGGTGACCGACGTGCTGGACGAGGAGGCGCCGCGCCTGGAGCACGGCACCGCCGAGGCTGTCCAGCTCATCAGCGAGGAGACCGAGCGGCTGGTCCGGCTGGTGAACGACCTGATGGAGGTCTCCCGGTTCGACGCCGGCGCGGCCGAACTCCACCTCGACGAGATCGACCTGGCCGAGTCGGTGCGGCGCACGCTGGCCGCGCGCGGCTGGCAGGACCAGGTGGTGCTACGGCTGCCCGCGCCCGGGGAGTTGCGGATGCCGGTCGACCCGCGGCGCTTCGACGTGGTGGTGGCCAACCTCGTCGGCAACGCGCTGCGGCACGGCGCGGCCCCGGTCACGGTGTCGCTGGAGAAGGGTTCCTACGGGCCGGACGGTCGGGGCGGCGGGTGGGTGCGGCTGGTCGTGGCCGACCGCGGGCCCGGGATCGCGCCGGAGGCGCTGCCGCACGTCTTCGACCGCTTCTACAAGGCGAGTTCGGCGCGGACCCGGAGCGAGAGCAGCGGACTCGGGCTGGCGATCACCGCGGAGAACGTGCGGCTGCACGGGGGACTCGTTCGCGCCGACAACGCGCCCGGGGGCGGCGCCGTCTTCACGGTGGACCTGCCGGGCCCGCGGGACGGGTCCGCCGCGCGCCCCGGGCGGGACGCGTGAACGGGCGCCGAGCGGGCGCGGGGACCGCGCTCGGGGCCACGGCGGCCGTACTGCTCGCCGGCTGCGGGGTGCCCACCACCGGCGTCGTCGACGTGGGGGAGCCGGCGAACGGGCTCGCCACGGCGCCGGCCGCACGCTCCGAGGCCGTCGCCTTCTTCCTGGACGGCGAGCGGCTCCAGGCGGCCGGGCTGAACGTGTCGGGCGGGTCCGATCCGGTGACCGCGGCGGTGGACCTCCTCTTCGCCGGCCCCGCCGCGGTGGGGCGGCCCGACCTCACGACACAGTTGCCCCAGCCCCCGGTCACCGCCGACGTGCGGACGAAGGGCCGTACGGTCACGGTCCGGCTGCCCGCCGGCGTGCGGCGGCTCGACCCGCTCGCGATGCGGCAACTGGCGTGCACCGTCGTGGTGGCCTTCCCCTCGGCCGAGTCGGTACCCGCA comes from Streptomyces sp. NBC_00448 and encodes:
- a CDS encoding glycosyltransferase, whose amino-acid sequence is MRVAAAADSAGYGVTLIGAGPATAAPRGVAVREVTVGSPLGGYRERRPRPGLRWPLAYRGAESYERRTALLAAHRSLQATRAAELDVVHRPLPLQAFARAGHGLTAVWLAVRAGWTGLRSAQHRAAVERRRTPDARLDDLVAELARLLRGRRAWRRLDPGLLDQEIAYGPVLDEVRPHLIHALGHRALALAIRAALRAEGAGHRIEVVWDAPPRIPAATRRAAVADDALLRSYAREADGVVTVGDRLAGELLVRYGLSTLPTVVRNTPPLARIADHRDSGVRARCRLGPEVPLLVHAGPVTPDRGPFTVVEALPKLYDLHAAFVVPDPDHPHLAELRDRAAQLGVHARLHVVPYVPVPDVPAFLSSADIGVLPVHQLPHHQTVLATRYYEYAHARLPVVVSDVRAMAAATLEVGNGEVFRARDTADFVRAVGAVLTNPRRYRKAYDRVEVLRQWSWQTESAPLLDLYARLLGPLR
- a CDS encoding DUF3152 domain-containing protein yields the protein MGSRARKRGAGAHGGGRTPLGRGAYLLFGLIFLALLGVTLVTVRSGGQAHAGTSATAGGAPTGAATGDAAGEPAPSKAARPAGSPAVSSPATPGTPTVPEHGSGDFTTADASAKAAGHGNIRRYEVQVEGGTGVASAAAAKEIQGILADPRGWTDDGHDGFQLVSSGPADFVIKIATPDTVDDICGAAGLHTHGEVNCDVGATVVVNLKRWLLGSPEFPGPIHDYRALIINHEVGHRIGHGHEGCPGPGKLAPVMMQQIDGLHGCKANAWPYDTDGHYIQGPPVA
- a CDS encoding response regulator transcription factor — its product is MRVSRVLLIEDDPAVRRGLEWALRHRGHTVTAAPTGEEGLALLRPHRPDVVVLDLMLPGIPGLDVCRRIRESDQVPIIIVTARGDDVDVVVGLEAGADDYVVKPVRAGVLEARIRAVLRRTDPDTTGSTRPVPRTYGDLVVDRAAMVVTHRGEPVPLAPSELRLLLALSASPGQVLSRQQLLEQVWEHSYHGDVRLVDACVKRLRGKLGDNPGCIETVRGFGYRFRAV
- a CDS encoding ATP-binding protein, translating into MPGAVRSLRFRLVAGFGLIAVVSALGTGALTFREARTGVLQQSQDTVVNQFRDSVDALTPGIPSRPRLPELASLVDNLASTHRSQNWRVLATYGDLRAPSRAGDSFPELTASLRQSVRTRQVAVFQRVHTGGGSSLVVGLPVVYGAGDGTRVGSGLALYLVVPQTTEQRYVTALVRAVERAALPALCLAVLLALFVARGVLRPVRALRQATRRMAAGHLDTRLSVNGSDELADLSTAFNETAVALERSVSELRRMEAQARRFVADVSHELRTPLAAMSAVTDVLDEEAPRLEHGTAEAVQLISEETERLVRLVNDLMEVSRFDAGAAELHLDEIDLAESVRRTLAARGWQDQVVLRLPAPGELRMPVDPRRFDVVVANLVGNALRHGAAPVTVSLEKGSYGPDGRGGGWVRLVVADRGPGIAPEALPHVFDRFYKASSARTRSESSGLGLAITAENVRLHGGLVRADNAPGGGAVFTVDLPGPRDGSAARPGRDA